The Ictalurus furcatus strain D&B chromosome 5, Billie_1.0, whole genome shotgun sequence genome includes a region encoding these proteins:
- the rfx2 gene encoding DNA-binding protein RFX2 isoform X2 → MCVCERERKKERKKRQHNNQKAAKHKRERENIMQNSEGGSEAAATVALQTTTSAQAPVVQPVPPSQQRVLVQATGSSPKPQVQQLSRVQQVPQQVQHVQHVYPTQVQYVEGGETIYPNGTIRTAYTYNHDAQLYGQASGNSYFDTQAGATQVTTVVSSASSVPSHSMVGIAMDVGGSHVISSSGAYLIHGGMDGRHHATPSSRSSSAMLEMAIENLQKSEGIASHKSILLNSHLQWLLDNYETAEGVSLARCSLYNHYLRHCHEQKLDPVNAASFGKLIRSVFMGLRTRRLGTRGNSKYHYYGIRVKPDSPLNQMQDDTQYMAMRQQPIHHKQRFKPLQKMGGMSDCISFGSQHSSSTPEQSVAAQSQHHQQYIDVSHALPPFPSLDLDSCPLPERITMNDVKKLQSIYRDHCEATLDVVMNLQFHFIEKLWQTFWYSALPSSDGNTTTIPSSDEEIEGVIPREKLIALCKFEPVKQWMRSCDHILYQALVEILIPDVLRPVPSTLTQAIRNFAKSLEGWLTSAMSNFPQEIVRTKAAVVSAFAQTLRRYTSLNHLAQAARAVLQNTSQINQMLSDLNRVDFANVQEQASWVCQCDESVVQRLEQDFKMTLQQQSSLDQWAAWLDSVVSQVLKPHEGSPSFPRAARQFLLKWSFYSSMVIRDLTLRSAASFGSFHLIRLLYDEYMFYLVEHRVALATGETPIAVMGEFNDHSLMMPSLMEKDTSFSDDMSDLGSDADVSRGTCEPTVKSERIEINHTLQEI, encoded by the exons CGAGTGTTAGTCCAGGCCACAGGCTCGTCCCCAAAGCCACAGGTCCAGCAGCTGTCTAGAGTGCAACAGGTTCCTCagcag GTGCAGCATGTACAGCACGTATACCCCACCCAGGTGCAGTATGTCGAAGGCGGAGAGACCATCTACCCCAACGGCACCAT CCGCACGGCGTACACCTATAACCATGATGCCCAGCTGTACGGTCAGGCCAGCGGTAACTCCTACTTTGACACTCAGGCAGGGGCGACGCAGGTCACCACGGTGGTCTCCTCGGCCAGCAGCGTGCCCTCCCACAGCATGGTGGGCATCGCCATGGACGTGGGCGGCAGCCATGTGATCTCCAGCAGCGGCGCTTATCTTATCCACGGGGGCATGGACGGCCGCCACCACGCCACTCCGTCCTCCCGCTCTTCCTCTGCAATG ctTGAAATGGCGATTGAAAACCTCCAAAAGTCTGAAGGGATTGCTTCTCACAAGAGCATCCTGCTCAACAGCCAT CTGCAGTGGCTTTTGGATAACTACGAGACGGCGGAAGGAGTGAGTCTGGCACGCTGCTCCCTCTATAACCACTACCTGCGTCACTGCCACGAGCAGAAGCTGGACCCGGTCAACGCCGCCTCCTTTGGCAAACTCATCCGCTCGGTGTTCATGGGGCTGCGGACACGTCGTCTCGGCACCAg gggAAACTCGAAGTACCACTACTACGGCATCCGCGTGAAGCCCGACTCTCCTCTCAACCAAATGCAGGACGACACTCAGTACATGGCCATGAGACAGCAGCCCATCCACCAcaaacagag GTTTAAGCCGCTGCAGAAGATGGGTGGCATGAGCGATTGCATTTCCTTCGGCTCTCAGCACTCCAGCAGCACACCGGAGCAGAGCGTGGCCGCTCAGAGCCAACACCACCAACAGTACATCG acGTGTCCCACGCCCTGCCCCCGTTCCCCTCTCTCGATCTGGACTCCTGTCCGCTGCCGGAGCGCATCACCATGAACGACGTGAAGAAGCTACAGAGCATCTACAGGGACCACTGTGAG gcCACTCTAGACGTGGTGATGAATCTGCAGTTTCACTTCATCGAGAAGCTGTGGCAGACCTTCTGGTATTCAGCACTGCCATCTAGTGACGgcaacaccaccaccatccCCAGCAG tgatgaGGAAATCGAAGGCGTGATCCCGAGGGAGAAGCTGATCGCGCTGTGTAAGTTCGAGCCGGTGAAGCAGTGGATGAGGAGCTGTGATCACATCCTGTACCAGGCGCTGGTGGAGATCCTCATCCCCGATGTCCTGCGGCCCGTTCCCA gtacTCTCACTCAGGCTATTAGAAACTTTGCTAAGAGCCTGGAGGGCTGGTTGACTTCAGCGATGAGTAACTTCCCCCAGGAGATCGTCCGCACCAAG gccGCAGTGGTGAGTGCGTTTGCGCAGACGCTGCGCAGGTACACCTCTCTGAACCACCTGGCGCAGGCGGCTCGGGCTGTGCTGCAGAACACGTCTCAGATCAACCAGATGCTCAGCGACCTCAACCGCGTCGACTTCGCCAACGTGCAG gagcaGGCATcatgggtgtgtcagtgtgacGAGAGCGTGGTGCAGCGTCTGGAGCAGGATTTTAAGATGACCCTGCAGCAGCAGAGCTCTCTGGACCAGTGGGCCGCGTGGCTGGACAGCGTGGTGAGTCAGGTGCTGAAACCACACGAGGGCAGTCCCAGCTTCCCCCGCGCCGCACGCCAGTTCCTCCTCAAGTGGTCCttctacag CTCCATGGTGATCAGAGACCTGACTCTGCGCAGCGCGGCGAGTTTCGGCTCTTTCCACCTGATCCGCCTGCTGTACGACGAGTACATGTTCTACCTGGTGGAGCACCGCGTCGCCCTGGCAACCGGAGAAACCCCCATCGCCGTCATGGGAGAG TTCAATGACCACAGTTTGATGATGCCGTCTCTCATGGAGAAAG ATACGTCATTCTCAGACGACATGAGCGACCTGGGCAGCGACGCTGACGTGTCCCGGGGGACGTGTGAGCCCACCGTGAAGAGCGAGAGAATCGAGATTAATCACACTCTGCAGGAGATCTGA
- the rfx2 gene encoding DNA-binding protein RFX2 isoform X4: MQNSEGGSEAAATVALQTTTSAQAPVVQPVPPSQQRVLVQATGSSPKPQVQQLSRVQQVPQQVQHVQHVYPTQVQYVEGGETIYPNGTIRTAYTYNHDAQLYGQASGNSYFDTQAGATQVTTVVSSASSVPSHSMVGIAMDVGGSHVISSSGAYLIHGGMDGRHHATPSSRSSSAMLEMAIENLQKSEGIASHKSILLNSHLQWLLDNYETAEGVSLARCSLYNHYLRHCHEQKLDPVNAASFGKLIRSVFMGLRTRRLGTRGNSKYHYYGIRVKPDSPLNQMQDDTQYMAMRQQPIHHKQRFKPLQKMGGMSDCISFGSQHSSSTPEQSVAAQSQHHQQYIDVSHALPPFPSLDLDSCPLPERITMNDVKKLQSIYRDHCEATLDVVMNLQFHFIEKLWQTFWYSALPSSDGNTTTIPSSDEEIEGVIPREKLIALCKFEPVKQWMRSCDHILYQALVEILIPDVLRPVPSTLTQAIRNFAKSLEGWLTSAMSNFPQEIVRTKAAVVSAFAQTLRRYTSLNHLAQAARAVLQNTSQINQMLSDLNRVDFANVQEQASWVCQCDESVVQRLEQDFKMTLQQQSSLDQWAAWLDSVVSQVLKPHEGSPSFPRAARQFLLKWSFYSSMVIRDLTLRSAASFGSFHLIRLLYDEYMFYLVEHRVALATGETPIAVMGEFNDHSLMMPSLMEKDTSFSDDMSDLGSDADVSRGTCEPTVKSERIEINHTLQEI, from the exons CGAGTGTTAGTCCAGGCCACAGGCTCGTCCCCAAAGCCACAGGTCCAGCAGCTGTCTAGAGTGCAACAGGTTCCTCagcag GTGCAGCATGTACAGCACGTATACCCCACCCAGGTGCAGTATGTCGAAGGCGGAGAGACCATCTACCCCAACGGCACCAT CCGCACGGCGTACACCTATAACCATGATGCCCAGCTGTACGGTCAGGCCAGCGGTAACTCCTACTTTGACACTCAGGCAGGGGCGACGCAGGTCACCACGGTGGTCTCCTCGGCCAGCAGCGTGCCCTCCCACAGCATGGTGGGCATCGCCATGGACGTGGGCGGCAGCCATGTGATCTCCAGCAGCGGCGCTTATCTTATCCACGGGGGCATGGACGGCCGCCACCACGCCACTCCGTCCTCCCGCTCTTCCTCTGCAATG ctTGAAATGGCGATTGAAAACCTCCAAAAGTCTGAAGGGATTGCTTCTCACAAGAGCATCCTGCTCAACAGCCAT CTGCAGTGGCTTTTGGATAACTACGAGACGGCGGAAGGAGTGAGTCTGGCACGCTGCTCCCTCTATAACCACTACCTGCGTCACTGCCACGAGCAGAAGCTGGACCCGGTCAACGCCGCCTCCTTTGGCAAACTCATCCGCTCGGTGTTCATGGGGCTGCGGACACGTCGTCTCGGCACCAg gggAAACTCGAAGTACCACTACTACGGCATCCGCGTGAAGCCCGACTCTCCTCTCAACCAAATGCAGGACGACACTCAGTACATGGCCATGAGACAGCAGCCCATCCACCAcaaacagag GTTTAAGCCGCTGCAGAAGATGGGTGGCATGAGCGATTGCATTTCCTTCGGCTCTCAGCACTCCAGCAGCACACCGGAGCAGAGCGTGGCCGCTCAGAGCCAACACCACCAACAGTACATCG acGTGTCCCACGCCCTGCCCCCGTTCCCCTCTCTCGATCTGGACTCCTGTCCGCTGCCGGAGCGCATCACCATGAACGACGTGAAGAAGCTACAGAGCATCTACAGGGACCACTGTGAG gcCACTCTAGACGTGGTGATGAATCTGCAGTTTCACTTCATCGAGAAGCTGTGGCAGACCTTCTGGTATTCAGCACTGCCATCTAGTGACGgcaacaccaccaccatccCCAGCAG tgatgaGGAAATCGAAGGCGTGATCCCGAGGGAGAAGCTGATCGCGCTGTGTAAGTTCGAGCCGGTGAAGCAGTGGATGAGGAGCTGTGATCACATCCTGTACCAGGCGCTGGTGGAGATCCTCATCCCCGATGTCCTGCGGCCCGTTCCCA gtacTCTCACTCAGGCTATTAGAAACTTTGCTAAGAGCCTGGAGGGCTGGTTGACTTCAGCGATGAGTAACTTCCCCCAGGAGATCGTCCGCACCAAG gccGCAGTGGTGAGTGCGTTTGCGCAGACGCTGCGCAGGTACACCTCTCTGAACCACCTGGCGCAGGCGGCTCGGGCTGTGCTGCAGAACACGTCTCAGATCAACCAGATGCTCAGCGACCTCAACCGCGTCGACTTCGCCAACGTGCAG gagcaGGCATcatgggtgtgtcagtgtgacGAGAGCGTGGTGCAGCGTCTGGAGCAGGATTTTAAGATGACCCTGCAGCAGCAGAGCTCTCTGGACCAGTGGGCCGCGTGGCTGGACAGCGTGGTGAGTCAGGTGCTGAAACCACACGAGGGCAGTCCCAGCTTCCCCCGCGCCGCACGCCAGTTCCTCCTCAAGTGGTCCttctacag CTCCATGGTGATCAGAGACCTGACTCTGCGCAGCGCGGCGAGTTTCGGCTCTTTCCACCTGATCCGCCTGCTGTACGACGAGTACATGTTCTACCTGGTGGAGCACCGCGTCGCCCTGGCAACCGGAGAAACCCCCATCGCCGTCATGGGAGAG TTCAATGACCACAGTTTGATGATGCCGTCTCTCATGGAGAAAG ATACGTCATTCTCAGACGACATGAGCGACCTGGGCAGCGACGCTGACGTGTCCCGGGGGACGTGTGAGCCCACCGTGAAGAGCGAGAGAATCGAGATTAATCACACTCTGCAGGAGATCTGA